The following is a genomic window from Spirosoma foliorum.
TTGTACGATTGTTTTTGCAGAATAAAGACAAACCGAGTCCTGATCGAGACTACACGTTTAACCTGATGATCGATGTAAAAGAAAACCCTGCCGAAGTGCTGCCTGCATTGATAACACTACTTCAGGAAAATTTACCGGTCTTTAACCGGGCGGCCAATACCAAGGCAGTACAGGTGGTTATCAGTGGAGAGCGGCCTAAAATACCCGTTTACTTCGACTACCCTTTGCTTCAATTTGACGGAAGGCCCAGCGAAGTGTACGATTCAGAAACCCTTCAGCGAGTAGCTCTTATCAGCGACAACTTCCAATCGTATTCACGATGGAACGGCATTGGCGATATTCCCGACGCAGACCGGGACAAGCTCAAACGGGTAATCAAACGTGCCCACAGTGATAATAAACCGATCCGCTTCTGGGCCATTCCCGACACGCCAAATGGCTGGAAACAGCTAAAGAAATTAGGGGTCGATATCATTAATACGGATAAAGTGGCCGAGTGTGTTGAAGCCATACGATAGCCACTCAACGTTTACGGTAAGGGGACATGTTCATAATAGCCCATTCAGCCTGAATAGCAGTAAAC
Proteins encoded in this region:
- a CDS encoding phosphatidylinositol-specific phospholipase C/glycerophosphodiester phosphodiesterase family protein, whose amino-acid sequence is MRSYILPALLWLTTAVTYAQKIQAHNDYAQPQPFVNAYEKRADFIEADVWLLNGKLVVSHEKPTANAPTLDSLYLKPIVRLFLQNKDKPSPDRDYTFNLMIDVKENPAEVLPALITLLQENLPVFNRAANTKAVQVVISGERPKIPVYFDYPLLQFDGRPSEVYDSETLQRVALISDNFQSYSRWNGIGDIPDADRDKLKRVIKRAHSDNKPIRFWAIPDTPNGWKQLKKLGVDIINTDKVAECVEAIR